From the Candidatus Binataceae bacterium genome, one window contains:
- a CDS encoding amidohydrolase family protein → MEMRVISADSHMMEPADLWETRLDNEFRERAPKVIKSDSGKGYLFIAPGIRPFPVAGGFGIGKSGAELKEHLKKGYEAARPSGWDPVERIKDQDIDGVEAEVIYTTLGMPLFGLDDDELRRACFGVYNDWVGEFRAHNPKRLHPVALISLDDIPLAVKELERCAKMGLKGAMIWGVPPEDKPYYSEIYDPFWAAAQEMKTPLSLHVITQRDQKGRSRDKTEKSADSAPRESNILLGGLRMLLGGMQPIYQVQRTLSSFIFGKVFERFPGLRVVSAENDTGWIAHFMYRSDHMYSKFGTMSDDTKLKMKPSEYVRRNIWATFQDDAIGPMTYKFFGEDNYMWASDFPHTDSTWPNSRKVIKEDFEGVPAGVTQKIVCDNAARLYNIELN, encoded by the coding sequence ATGGAAATGCGCGTGATCTCCGCCGACTCCCACATGATGGAGCCTGCGGACCTCTGGGAAACTCGTCTCGATAACGAGTTTCGCGAACGGGCGCCGAAAGTCATCAAGAGCGACAGCGGTAAGGGCTACCTTTTTATCGCGCCGGGTATCCGGCCGTTCCCCGTCGCCGGCGGCTTCGGTATCGGCAAGAGCGGCGCGGAACTGAAGGAGCATCTGAAGAAGGGTTACGAAGCGGCGCGCCCCAGCGGATGGGACCCGGTCGAGCGAATCAAGGATCAGGACATCGACGGCGTCGAGGCCGAGGTCATCTATACGACCCTCGGGATGCCGCTGTTCGGGCTCGATGACGATGAACTGCGCCGCGCCTGCTTTGGCGTGTACAACGACTGGGTGGGTGAATTCCGCGCGCACAATCCGAAGCGGCTGCATCCCGTGGCGCTCATCTCGCTCGACGATATTCCGCTCGCGGTCAAGGAACTCGAGCGATGCGCCAAGATGGGCCTCAAGGGCGCGATGATCTGGGGCGTTCCGCCGGAAGATAAACCCTACTACAGCGAAATCTACGATCCGTTCTGGGCGGCGGCGCAGGAAATGAAAACGCCTCTGTCGCTGCACGTCATCACGCAGCGCGATCAGAAAGGTCGCAGCCGCGACAAGACTGAAAAGAGCGCCGACAGCGCGCCGCGCGAGAGCAACATCCTGCTCGGCGGTCTCAGGATGCTGCTCGGCGGGATGCAGCCGATCTACCAGGTGCAGCGCACGCTCTCGAGCTTTATCTTCGGCAAAGTGTTCGAGCGTTTCCCGGGCCTGCGCGTGGTCTCGGCCGAGAATGACACCGGATGGATCGCGCACTTCATGTATCGCAGCGATCACATGTACTCGAAGTTCGGTACGATGAGCGACGACACCAAGCTCAAGATGAAACCGTCGGAGTACGTGCGCCGCAATATCTGGGCGACGTTCCAGGATGACGCGATCGGCCCCATGACCTACAAGTTCTTCGGCGAAGATAACTACATGTGGGCGTCGGACTTCCCGCATACCGATTCGACCTGGCCCAACTCGCGCAAGGTGATCAAAGAGGATTTCGAGGGCGTGCCCGCTGGCGTCACGCAGAAAATCGTCTGCGACAACGCGGCCCGGCTGTATAACATCGAACTGAACTAG